A part of Victivallis lenta genomic DNA contains:
- a CDS encoding DUF3990 domain-containing protein, producing MIVYHGGYCEIRTPEIKPSRNNKDFGPGFYCTELLSQAERWSRRFDTPVVSFYEYTPDPDLDILSFDQMTEEWLDFIVACRNGTPHSHDIVVGAMANDQIWNYVADFISGILTREQFWVLAKFKHPTHQITFCTPRALSCLTFLESKEVTR from the coding sequence ATGATTGTCTACCACGGCGGATATTGTGAAATACGGACTCCGGAAATAAAACCGAGCCGGAATAATAAAGATTTCGGTCCCGGTTTCTATTGCACGGAGTTGCTATCGCAAGCGGAACGCTGGTCAAGGCGGTTCGATACCCCTGTTGTCAGTTTTTATGAATACACTCCTGATCCTGATTTGGATATTCTGAGTTTCGATCAGATGACGGAAGAGTGGCTTGACTTCATCGTAGCCTGCCGGAACGGTACTCCGCATTCTCATGACATCGTAGTTGGAGCGATGGCCAACGATCAGATATGGAACTATGTTGCCGATTTCATCAGCGGAATTCTCACCAGAGAACAATTCTGGGTATTGGCAAAATTCAAGCATCCAACTCATCAGATTACGTTTTGCACCCCGAGAGCGTTGTCCTGTTTGACTTTCTTGGAAAGCAAGGAGGTCACACGATGA
- a CDS encoding tyrosine-type recombinase/integrase produces MLAYEAQVNARLREEVKAAQEKLRQEEQKIAFNNNVRSLVENYRQVLNDGKKVSLADAYALYSRKLSRKRKCSDKTRKQKESYWLDFLAYMKETFPEIIDLDKVSKAHCEDYVTFLIDCGRFLKEKKVSLKTHGKVVPVSYEQPFLIGNKTIKEICSVIKSVFERLKDDAGLLANPWNDVILPAVDDSIEREIFSLHELNLIRNGLAKNHFCAPLFTVAAVTGLREGDICTLKWKEIDWTSGVIRRIMRKTGKGVTIPILSSLKVFLAGQPRVSEYVFPEHAELYRRCSSKVSVRIKDFLENELDIRTTVQPENRKNISIKDLHSMRHVFCYYAGKAGIPINIVQSIVGHMSPVMTSYYQNHVVLEDQKQELEKLPSFLIFNSVNLDQEEQRKRQELIRLVQEIPVEKLQEFMSIAQKFTMRDQEENVDATALHKAS; encoded by the coding sequence GTGCTCGCCTACGAAGCCCAAGTCAATGCCAGACTCCGGGAAGAGGTGAAGGCAGCTCAGGAAAAGCTTCGTCAGGAAGAACAGAAAATTGCCTTCAACAATAATGTCCGCTCCCTTGTTGAAAATTATCGTCAGGTCCTGAATGACGGCAAAAAGGTTTCGCTTGCGGACGCCTATGCCTTGTACAGCCGGAAACTGTCCCGGAAACGGAAATGCAGTGACAAGACCCGGAAACAGAAAGAAAGCTACTGGCTGGATTTTCTGGCGTATATGAAGGAAACTTTCCCGGAGATCATCGATCTGGATAAAGTTTCAAAGGCGCATTGCGAAGACTATGTGACTTTCCTGATCGATTGCGGACGTTTCCTGAAAGAGAAAAAGGTAAGCCTGAAAACGCATGGGAAAGTTGTACCAGTCTCTTACGAACAGCCTTTTCTGATCGGCAATAAGACGATTAAGGAAATCTGCAGCGTCATTAAAAGTGTTTTCGAGCGCCTGAAGGATGATGCCGGTCTGCTGGCGAATCCCTGGAACGATGTGATCCTGCCTGCCGTAGACGACTCCATCGAGCGGGAGATCTTCTCGCTTCATGAATTGAATTTGATCCGAAACGGACTGGCGAAAAATCATTTTTGCGCGCCTCTGTTCACGGTAGCCGCCGTTACCGGTCTGCGGGAGGGAGATATCTGTACCCTCAAGTGGAAGGAAATCGACTGGACCTCAGGAGTCATCCGCCGGATTATGAGAAAAACCGGCAAAGGCGTAACCATTCCGATTCTGTCCTCGCTGAAGGTGTTTCTTGCCGGACAGCCCCGCGTTTCCGAATACGTGTTCCCGGAACATGCGGAATTATACCGGCGGTGCAGTTCAAAGGTATCGGTGCGAATTAAAGATTTTCTCGAAAACGAGCTTGATATCAGGACGACGGTTCAGCCGGAGAACCGGAAAAATATTTCCATCAAAGATTTGCACTCCATGCGGCATGTATTCTGTTACTATGCCGGTAAAGCCGGAATACCGATCAATATCGTCCAGTCGATTGTCGGTCATATGAGTCCGGTGATGACCTCTTACTATCAGAATCATGTTGTTCTGGAGGACCAGAAGCAGGAATTGGAAAAACTGCCGTCGTTCCTGATTTTCAACTCGGTCAATCTGGATCAGGAAGAACAGAGAAAACGTCAGGAATTGATTCGTCTTGTACAGGAAATACCTGTGGAGAAACTTCAGGAGTTCATGTCGATTGCACAGAAGTTCACCATGAGAGATCAGGAAGAAAACGTAGATGCAACGGCATTGCACAAGGCGTCATAA
- a CDS encoding tyrosine-type recombinase/integrase: MTVALHGMNYRYRFRVKGKRYFGLCVNCHTEEEALAFEAQERNRLLAEFYEAEKRSAEYAAQLQIEQEKIKYNRNVRALVENYRYVLNGGKSVLLSEAYELFLAKPRKRRNISEKSRRQYQAYWGDFLAFMQNTFPDINKLEQVMSLHCEAYVSYLISNGRFNSKSDYQLGNKTICEIASSIKGVFRRLKRDAGLLENPWDDVILPAMDDSLRREIFTVDELQKIRCGILHNSFCRPLFTIAAATGLREGDICTLRWKEIDWVGKNIRRVLNKNRKDVSIPIHRMLYDYFLRLHNDDEYVLPEHARIYLSSPTTVSKRIKTFLEDDLGIVTTVQPENRRSISIKDLHSMRHVFCYYAGKVGIPISVVQSIVGHMDERMTAYYQNHVQEETQHQELEKLPSVLLLDAEYAKFAI; encoded by the coding sequence ATGACTGTAGCACTTCATGGCATGAACTATCGTTATCGTTTTCGCGTAAAAGGAAAACGGTATTTCGGGCTTTGCGTCAATTGTCACACGGAAGAAGAGGCGTTGGCCTTTGAAGCGCAGGAACGTAATCGTCTGCTTGCCGAGTTTTACGAAGCGGAAAAACGTTCCGCGGAATATGCCGCTCAACTCCAGATCGAACAGGAAAAAATCAAGTATAACCGGAATGTTCGGGCGTTGGTAGAGAATTACCGCTATGTTTTAAATGGCGGTAAAAGCGTTTTACTTTCCGAGGCGTATGAACTGTTTCTGGCAAAGCCCCGGAAGAGAAGAAACATTTCCGAGAAATCCCGCAGACAATACCAGGCTTATTGGGGTGATTTTCTGGCATTCATGCAGAATACTTTTCCTGATATCAATAAGCTGGAACAGGTCATGTCATTGCATTGTGAAGCATACGTCTCTTATCTGATCAGCAATGGCCGTTTCAACAGCAAGAGTGATTACCAGCTTGGGAACAAAACCATTTGCGAGATCGCAAGCTCCATCAAGGGAGTATTCAGGCGCCTCAAACGAGATGCCGGTTTGCTGGAAAATCCCTGGGATGATGTGATCTTGCCCGCAATGGACGATTCGCTTCGCCGGGAGATTTTTACGGTGGACGAACTTCAGAAGATACGTTGCGGGATTCTGCATAATTCATTTTGCCGGCCATTATTTACAATTGCGGCGGCAACCGGATTGCGCGAAGGTGATATTTGTACTTTGAGGTGGAAAGAAATAGACTGGGTCGGTAAAAATATCCGTAGGGTCCTTAACAAAAACAGAAAAGACGTTTCCATTCCCATTCATCGGATGCTGTACGATTATTTCCTGCGGCTTCATAATGACGATGAGTATGTTCTTCCTGAGCACGCGAGAATCTATCTATCCTCGCCGACTACTGTTTCGAAGCGGATCAAAACTTTTCTGGAAGATGATCTGGGAATTGTCACGACAGTTCAGCCGGAAAACCGCAGAAGCATTTCGATTAAAGACCTGCACTCCATGCGGCACGTGTTTTGCTATTATGCGGGGAAAGTCGGGATTCCAATTTCCGTCGTTCAATCAATCGTCGGCCACATGGATGAGCGTATGACGGCATATTATCAGAATCACGTGCAGGAAGAAACGCAACATCAGGAGCTCGAAAAGCTGCCGTCTGTCTTGCTGCTGGATGCTGAATATGCAAAATTTGCGATATAA